A stretch of the Papaver somniferum cultivar HN1 chromosome 6, ASM357369v1, whole genome shotgun sequence genome encodes the following:
- the LOC113290681 gene encoding uncharacterized protein LOC113290681: protein MDMDVYMILSSKESDEKHISTSIDPLDTQHDITFRSNLEDLEDLYNRVVVHESASQVLQNSGLARFFEIRIKRDDQQLAYAIIERWWYSTNSFHFPNFEIGFTPLDFVHLTGIPVRNGRRRLEHAAKNRWKSIENQKLEDTYFRPMHGYAHYNKHSPEFPISCLANYIKDNPINDENWEIVTRYFLLWVISKVLMARTTTRASKVWIDSLRDLNAIGNYDWASACFSHLYSSMSVVSRGGKNMCGMAMVLEYWFYIYFRTLTPFLQEGVPTDVWPAVMIFKKDSLVKLQRGTSKHSLNTARQQIELRTIVGTEWQPWSTTMYKYHPDIVHAREISNQRVAFYNPESETSIMYLGERCLRKTRGFITIPRSPRERLEDLATSHDPIDVVE, encoded by the coding sequence ATGGATATGGATGTGTATATGATCTTGAGTTCAAAAGAATCGGATGAGAAACATATTTCTACAAGTATAGACCCACTTGATACACAACATGATATCACGTTTAGAAGTAATCTAGAAGACCTTGAGGATTTATATAATCGTGTGGTGGTTCATGAAAGTGCTAGTCAAGTTCTTCAAAATTCCGGCCTTGCTAGATTTTTTGAaattagaattaagagagatgATCAACAACTAGCTTATGCAATTATAGAGAGGTGGTGGTATAGTACCAATTCGTTTCATTTCCCAAACTTTGAAATTGGTTTCAcccctttagattttgttcactTAACCGGAATTCCTGTTAGAAATGGTCGTAGAAGATTGGAACACGCCGCTAAAAATAGATGGAAAAGtatagaaaatcaaaaactagagGATACCTACTTTAGACCTATGCATGGGTATGCACACTACAACAAGCATTCACCTGAATTTCCTATTAGTTGCCTCGCAAACTATATCAAGGACAATCCaattaatgatgaaaattgggaGATTGTGACTCGATACTTCttattatgggtgatttcaaaagTTTTAATGGCACGTACCACTACAAGAGCAAGCAAAGTTTGGATCGATTCCTTGCGTGATTTGAATGCGATTGGTAATTATGATTGGGCTTCGGCTTGTTTTAGTCACTTGTATAGTAGCATGAGTGTGGTTTCTAGAGGTGGAAAAAACATGTGTGGAATGGCGATGGTTTTAGAATATTGGTTTTACATATATTTTCGTACTTTGACGCCTTTTCTCCAAGAAGGTGTACCGACTGATGTATGGCCTGCAGTTATGATATTTAAGAAAGATAGTCTAGTGAAGTTGCAAAGGGGTACTTCCAAACACTCTCTTAATACAGCTCGCCAACAAATTGAGTTGAGGACAATTGTTGGAACGGAATGGCAACCATGGTCTACTACTATGTATAAATATCATCCTGATATAGTGCATGCTCGTGAAATCTCCAATCAAAGAGTGGCTTTCTATAATCCGGAAAGCGAAACTAGTATCATGTATCTTGGTGAACGATGTTTAAGGAAAACAAGGGGATTTATAACAATTCCAAGAAGTCCACGTGAACGTTTGGAAGACCTTGCTACCTCCCATGATCCTATTGATGTGGTTGAATGA
- the LOC113290680 gene encoding uncharacterized protein LOC113290680, whose protein sequence is MVERHREDGHARMMHDYFGPNCTWGPKKFHQRLGMYRPLFLRILSEIVVADPAFDFQVDCTGKLCHSPHMKMYAVMKCLCKGIFVDSTDDYVRMGAPTVYMYVKRFTRVIVRRFGPRYVRLPTREDTEILLPENAARGFLECLEVLIVCIFGGRIVQQHGKVRSVGSNNDLNVLAQSPLFDKMVNGLAAPCNYRINGHSYDKGYYLADNIYPRLSCIVQSFKILLPNQPVKSLFNKYQQAKRKDVERAFGTLQNKFQITKKPACYWDNKDINFIIKACLILHNMIIENERRNLDWGQVVNEPIRQVTGIPRSYHALRNDEAYLQLRNDLVQHIWIRHGLGLRDGEMSPESPPPPPDDLDGSDGEFDPTDVYPAEQL, encoded by the exons ATGGTGGAAAGACACCGAGAGGATGGACATGCAAGAATGATGCATGACTACTTTGGACCTAACTGTACTTGGGGCCCTAAGAAGTTCCACCAGCGTTTGGGTATGTATCGACCTCTTTTCTTACGTATTCTAAGTGAGATTGTTGTTGCGGATCCTGCTTTTGATTTCCAAGTTGATTGTACCGGAAAACTTTGTCACTCTCCCCACATGAAGATGTATGCCGTAATGAAATGTTTGTGTAAAGGTATATTCGTTGATAGCACAGATGATTATGTCCGTATGGGAGCGCCAACCGTCTATATGTATGTGAAGAGGTTTACCAGGGTAATTGTTCGCCGCTTTGGTCCAAGGTACGTGCGACTTCCTACAAGAGAAGACACGGAAATATTATTGCCAGAAAATGCGGCTAGAGGTTTCCTGGAATGCTTGGAagtgttgattgtatgcattTTCGGTGGAAGAATTGTCCAACAGCATGGGAAGGTACGTTCCGTGG GGTCGAACAACGACTTGAACGTCTTGGCTCAATCTCCACTTTTTGATAAGATGGTTAATGGTTTAGCAGCTCCTTGTAATTACCGCATCAATGGCCACAGCTACGACAAGGGTTACTACTTGGCGGATAATATATATCCACGATTATCTTGTATAGTGCAGTCATTCAAAATTCTTCTTCCAAATCAGCCAGTTAAATCGTTGTTCAATAAATACCAACAAGCGAAGAGAAAGGATGTTGAAAGGGCTTTTGGAACTCTCCAAAACAAGTTCCAAATAACTAAAAAGCCAGCATGTTACTGGGATAATAAGGATATAAACTTTATTATCAAGGCTTGTTTGATTTTGCATAATATGATCATTGAGAATGAAAGACGTAACTTAGATTGGGGTCAAGTCGTGAACGAACCAATACGACAGGTTACTGGAATACCGAGGTCATACCACGCGTTAAGGAATGATGAGGCATATCTCCAACTCCGCAATGATCTTGTTCAACACATTTGGATACGACATGGACTAGGTCTCAGAGACGGTGAAATGTCACCAGAATCTCCCCCTCCACCACCAGATGATCTTGATGGTTCGGATGGCGAATTCGATCCTACCGATGTTTACCCAGCAGAACAGCTTTAG